A genomic window from Pecten maximus chromosome 6, xPecMax1.1, whole genome shotgun sequence includes:
- the LOC117329464 gene encoding protein FAM114A2-like isoform X1 — protein sequence MSDSEDEFASADEGGGLSEDTKSTQGKVKRSHSTTKSDKSDARTSGTCVKETESKKGATSKDSQKKNKQKNVNKNKTDVGKQETGSTKSTDKKKKTNIADKSQAPKSNTEVKGSGSSTKEKKKQSEDSTVSLSSGNHKKEKSDKHEDKSDKTESNSETPTQTSKSEETPGETIAHTPEEVATHRSRETTPQKEVNTETLKDTTTDTRQRTDNVSSKRSEELRTEAKQEEKKQSSASGGWSAWGNWGSSLMNVASHSVSTFTSQVEGGFNTLVDAVETSMGAPSAEELAEMKRKSREESEAPENTTIDRENSEHDDQEENKKSVTENKGDNPEDRQEEQAKGGWFQSLAGHVEDKFNTLVDAVETSMGAPSPEELAEMKRKSREESEAPENTTIDRENQEEVDQKEKGEKQEEKKKEDNVMNPEGGDQGSGSNWFSSWGMSSLTSVVQNTTHMVQNTSNALVTGSLDVLETIGKKTFDVIKDHDPGLHKTKEVLFQRGDKPNLSQILRDAKEDSAKRMEQEKESDDARKAHFGFMFDEYQGLAHLEALEILANQCEKKVQTLLTSMPADTLADIKSDLIMIKQVFERNEEDDDDEDPEDQDFVKLVTDNLANLSLGTDPGKLNRTQDKIRQSISKFCTKEEGEEEQAQPKAVHQVAIQSLAELTSKSVEQFHKAGELILLNQPSDKQCLDRATSLSNLTNVLCTEVGIMSVKFTSVLNTLAEGEEDSSDINTLVTNIYLEAGNSSTYIQDAFQLLLPCLQEVTIQAALQ from the exons ATGTCTGATTCTGAGGATGAGTTTGCTAGTGCAGATGAAGGTGGTGGCTTGTCAGAGGACACTAAGTCAACACAAGGAAAAGTAAAAAGATCACATTCAACAACAAAATCTGACAAATCTGATGCAAGAACTTCAGGGACATGTGTCAAGGAAACAGAAAGCAAGAAAGGTGCAACTAGTAAAGActctcagaaaaaaaataaacagaaaaatgtgaataaaaacaaaactgatgTTGGAAAACAAGAAACAGGATCAACAAAATCCacagataaaaagaaaaaaactaatATCGCTGATAAAAGTCAGGCTCCAAAGTCTAACACAGAAGTAAAGGGTTCTGGTTCATCTACCAAGGAAAAAAAGAAGCAATCAGAAGATTCAACTGTGTCATTAAGTTCGGGTAACCACAAAAAAGAAAAGAGTGATAAACATGAAGACAAATCTGATAAAACTGAGTCAAATTCTGAAACGCCAACACAGACAAGTAAATCAGAAGAGACACCAGGGGAAACAATTGCTCATACACCAGAGGAGGTGGCTACTCATAGGTCAAGGGAAACAACTCCCCAGAAAGAAGTAAACACAGAAACTTTGAAAGACACAACAACAGATACAAGACAGAGAACGGACAATGTTTCTTCTAAACGTTCAGAAGAATTAAGAACAGAGGCAAAACAAGAAGAGAAAAAACAA TCCTCTGCATCTGGTGGCTGGAGTGCCTGGGGTAACTGGGGATCATCTCTGATGAATGTAGCGTCCCATTCAGTGTCAACCTTCACCAGTCAAgttg AGGGCGGGTTCAATACACTAGTGGATGCAGTAGAGACCAGTATGGGGGCGCCGTCAGCAGAGGAGCTCGCCGAAATGAAGAGGAAGTCTCGGGAGGAATCTGAGGCCCCAGAAAACACCACCATCGACAGAGAAA ACTCAGAACATGATGATCAGGAGGAAAATAAAAAGTCTGTGACagaaaataagggagataacccagAAGATCGCCAAGAGGAGCAGGCTAAAGGTGGCTGGTTCCAGTCCTTAGCTGGCCATGTTG AGGACAAGTTCAATACACTTGTGGATGCAGTAGAGACCAGTATGGGGGCGCCGTCACCAGAGGAGCTGGCCGAAATGAAGAGGAAGTCTCGGGAGGAATCAGAGGCCCCAGAAAACACCACCATCGACAGAGAAA ACCAAGAAGAGGTTGATCAGAAGGAAAAAGGAGAAAAACAagaagagaaaaagaaagaggACAATGTGATGAATCCTGAAGGGGGAGACCAAGGTTCTGGAAGTAACTGGTTCTCATCCTGGGGGATGTCCAGCTTGACCTCTGTAGTACAGAACACTACTCACATGGTACAGAACACG AGTAATGCCTTGGTGACTGGCAGTTTGGATGTCCTGGAAACCATTGGTAAAAAGACATTTGATGTCATCAAAGACCACGACCCCGGACTTCACAAGACAAAGGAAGTGTTGTTTCAGAGGGGAGATAAGCCTAACCTTTCCCAGATTCTGCGAGATGCTAAGGAAGATTCAGCCAAGCGTATGGAGCAGGAAAAAGAATCCGATGATGCACGGAAGGCCCACTTTGGGTTCATGTTTGATGAATATCAAG GTCTGGCCCACTTGGAGGCTCTGGAGATCCTGGCCAATCAGTGTGAGAAGAAGGTGCAGACACTACTGACATCCATGCCTGCTGATACGCTCGCTGACATAAAGTCTGATCTCATCATGATCAAACAGGTGTTTGAAAGAAATGAAGAGGATGATGACGATG AAGATCCAGAGGATCAAGATTTTGTGAAGCTGGTTACTGATAACTTGGCAAACCTCAGTCTGGGTACTGATCCAGGCAAACTGAACAGG ACCCAGGACAAAATCCGCCAAAGTATTAGTAAATTTTGCACGAAGGAGGAAGGGGAGGAAGAGCAGGCCCAACCCAAG GCTGTCCACCAGGTGGCGATACAATCACTGGCGGAACTGACATCTAAGTCTGTGGAGCAGTTTCACAAAGCAGGGGAGCTAATTCTGTTAAACCAACCGTCTGATAAACAGTGTTTAGACAGAGCCACCAGTCTTTCTAA TCTGACAAATGTCTTGTGTACGGAGGTGGGAATTATGTCCGTGAAGTTTACATCTGTCCTCAACACACTGGCC GAGGGTGAAGAGGATAGCAGTGACATCAACACTCTGGTTACCAACATCTATCTGgag GCAGGAAACAGTagtacatacatacaggatGCTTTCCAGTTACTGCTGCCGTGTCTACAAGAGGTCACCATTCAGGCTGCCCTCCAATAG
- the LOC117329464 gene encoding protein FAM114A2-like isoform X2, producing the protein MSDSEDEFASADEGGGLSEDTKSTQGKVKRSHSTTKSDKSDARTSGTCVKETESKKGATSKDSQKKNKQKNVNKNKTDVGKQETGSTKSTDKKKKTNIADKSQAPKSNTEVKGSGSSTKEKKKQSEDSTVSLSSGNHKKEKSDKHEDKSDKTESNSETPTQTSKSEETPGETIAHTPEEVATHRSRETTPQKEVNTETLKDTTTDTRQRTDNVSSKRSEELRTEAKQEEKKQSSASGGWSAWGNWGSSLMNVASHSVSTFTSQVEGGFNTLVDAVETSMGAPSAEELAEMKRKSREESEAPENTTIDRENSEHDDQEENKKSVTENKGDNPEDRQEEQAKGGWFQSLAGHVEDKFNTLVDAVETSMGAPSPEELAEMKRKSREESEAPENTTIDRENQEEVDQKEKGEKQEEKKKEDNVMNPEGGDQGSGSNWFSSWGMSSLTSVVQNTTHMVQNTSNALVTGSLDVLETIGKKTFDVIKDHDPGLHKTKEVLFQRGDKPNLSQILRDAKEDSAKRMEQEKESDDARKAHFGFMFDEYQGLAHLEALEILANQCEKKVQTLLTSMPADTLADIKSDLIMIKQVFERNEEDDDDEDPEDQDFVKLVTDNLANLSLGTDPGKLNRTQDKIRQSISKFCTKEEGEEEQAQPKAVHQVAIQSLAELTSKSVEQFHKAGELILLNQPSDKQCLDRATSLSNLTNVLCTEVGIMSVKFTSVLNTLAEGEEDSSDINTLVTNIYLEAGNSSTYIQDAFQLLLPCLQEVTIQAALQ; encoded by the exons ATGTCTGATTCTGAGGATGAGTTTGCTAGTGCAGATGAAGGTGGTGGCTTGTCAGAGGACACTAAGTCAACACAAGGAAAAGTAAAAAGATCACATTCAACAACAAAATCTGACAAATCTGATGCAAGAACTTCAGGGACATGTGTCAAGGAAACAGAAAGCAAGAAAGGTGCAACTAGTAAAGActctcagaaaaaaaataaacagaaaaatgtgaataaaaacaaaactgatgTTGGAAAACAAGAAACAGGATCAACAAAATCCacagataaaaagaaaaaaactaatATCGCTGATAAAAGTCAGGCTCCAAAGTCTAACACAGAAGTAAAGGGTTCTGGTTCATCTACCAAGGAAAAAAAGAAGCAATCAGAAGATTCAACTGTGTCATTAAGTTCGGGTAACCACAAAAAAGAAAAGAGTGATAAACATGAAGACAAATCTGATAAAACTGAGTCAAATTCTGAAACGCCAACACAGACAAGTAAATCAGAAGAGACACCAGGGGAAACAATTGCTCATACACCAGAGGAGGTGGCTACTCATAGGTCAAGGGAAACAACTCCCCAGAAAGAAGTAAACACAGAAACTTTGAAAGACACAACAACAGATACAAGACAGAGAACGGACAATGTTTCTTCTAAACGTTCAGAAGAATTAAGAACAGAGGCAAAACAAGAAGAGAAAAAACAA TCCTCTGCATCTGGTGGCTGGAGTGCCTGGGGTAACTGGGGATCATCTCTGATGAATGTAGCGTCCCATTCAGTGTCAACCTTCACCAGTCAAgttg AGGGCGGGTTCAATACACTAGTGGATGCAGTAGAGACCAGTATGGGGGCGCCGTCAGCAGAGGAGCTCGCCGAAATGAAGAGGAAGTCTCGGGAGGAATCTGAGGCCCCAGAAAACACCACCATCGACAGAGAAA ACTCAGAACATGATGATCAGGAGGAAAATAAAAAGTCTGTGACagaaaataagggagataacccagAAGATCGCCAAGAGGAGCAGGCTAAAGGTGGCTGGTTCCAGTCCTTAGCTGGCCATGTTG AGGACAAGTTCAATACACTTGTGGATGCAGTAGAGACCAGTATGGGGGCGCCGTCACCAGAGGAGCTGGCCGAAATGAAGAGGAAGTCTCGGGAGGAATCAGAGGCCCCAGAAAACACCACCATCGACAGAGAAA ACCAAGAAGAGGTTGATCAGAAGGAAAAAGGAGAAAAACAagaagagaaaaagaaagaggACAATGTGATGAATCCTGAAGGGGGAGACCAAGGTTCTGGAAGTAACTGGTTCTCATCCTGGGGGATGTCCAGCTTGACCTCTGTAGTACAGAACACTACTCACATGGTACAGAACACG AGTAATGCCTTGGTGACTGGCAGTTTGGATGTCCTGGAAACCATTGGTAAAAAGACATTTGATGTCATCAAAGACCACGACCCCGGACTTCACAAGACAAAGGAAGTGTTGTTTCAGAGGGGAGATAAGCCTAACCTTTCCCAGATTCTGCGAGATGCTAAGGAAGATTCAGCCAAGCGTATGGAGCAGGAAAAAGAATCCGATGATGCACGGAAGGCCCACTTTGGGTTCATGTTTGATGAATATCAAG GTCTGGCCCACTTGGAGGCTCTGGAGATCCTGGCCAATCAGTGTGAGAAGAAGGTGCAGACACTACTGACATCCATGCCTGCTGATACGCTCGCTGACATAAAGTCTGATCTCATCATGATCAAACAGGTGTTTGAAAGAAATGAAGAGGATGATGACGATG AAGATCCAGAGGATCAAGATTTTGTGAAGCTGGTTACTGATAACTTGGCAAACCTCAGTCTGGGTACTGATCCAGGCAAACTGAACAGG ACCCAGGACAAAATCCGCCAAAGTATTAGTAAATTTTGCACGAAGGAGGAAGGGGAGGAAGAGCAGGCCCAACCCAAG GCTGTCCACCAGGTGGCGATACAATCACTGGCGGAACTGACATCTAAGTCTGTGGAGCAGTTTCACAAAGCAGGGGAGCTAATTCTGTTAAACCAACCGTCTGATAAACAGTGTTTAGACAGAGCCACCAGTCTTTCTAA TCTGACAAATGTCTTGTGTACGGAGGTGGGAATTATGTCCGTGAAGTTTACATCTGTCCTCAACACACTGGCC GAGGGTGAAGAGGATAGCAGTGACATCAACACTCTGGTTACCAACATCTATCTGgag GCAGGAAACAGTagtacatacatacaggatGCTTTCCAGTTACTGCTGCCGTGTCTACAAGAG GTCACCATACAGGCTGCCCTCCAATAG
- the LOC117329464 gene encoding protein FAM114A2-like isoform X3, with protein MSDSEDEFASADEGGGLSEDTKSTQGKVKRSHSTTKSDKSDARTSGTCVKETESKKGATSKDSQKKNKQKNVNKNKTDVGKQETGSTKSTDKKKKTNIADKSQAPKSNTEVKGSGSSTKEKKKQSEDSTVSLSSGNHKKEKSDKHEDKSDKTESNSETPTQTSKSEETPGETIAHTPEEVATHRSRETTPQKEVNTETLKDTTTDTRQRTDNVSSKRSEELRTEAKQEEKKQSSASGGWSAWGNWGSSLMNVASHSVSTFTSQVEGGFNTLVDAVETSMGAPSAEELAEMKRKSREESEAPENTTIDRENQEEVDQKEKGEKQEEKKKEDNVMNPEGGDQGSGSNWFSSWGMSSLTSVVQNTTHMVQNTSNALVTGSLDVLETIGKKTFDVIKDHDPGLHKTKEVLFQRGDKPNLSQILRDAKEDSAKRMEQEKESDDARKAHFGFMFDEYQGLAHLEALEILANQCEKKVQTLLTSMPADTLADIKSDLIMIKQVFERNEEDDDDEDPEDQDFVKLVTDNLANLSLGTDPGKLNRTQDKIRQSISKFCTKEEGEEEQAQPKAVHQVAIQSLAELTSKSVEQFHKAGELILLNQPSDKQCLDRATSLSNLTNVLCTEVGIMSVKFTSVLNTLAEGEEDSSDINTLVTNIYLEAGNSSTYIQDAFQLLLPCLQEVTIQAALQ; from the exons ATGTCTGATTCTGAGGATGAGTTTGCTAGTGCAGATGAAGGTGGTGGCTTGTCAGAGGACACTAAGTCAACACAAGGAAAAGTAAAAAGATCACATTCAACAACAAAATCTGACAAATCTGATGCAAGAACTTCAGGGACATGTGTCAAGGAAACAGAAAGCAAGAAAGGTGCAACTAGTAAAGActctcagaaaaaaaataaacagaaaaatgtgaataaaaacaaaactgatgTTGGAAAACAAGAAACAGGATCAACAAAATCCacagataaaaagaaaaaaactaatATCGCTGATAAAAGTCAGGCTCCAAAGTCTAACACAGAAGTAAAGGGTTCTGGTTCATCTACCAAGGAAAAAAAGAAGCAATCAGAAGATTCAACTGTGTCATTAAGTTCGGGTAACCACAAAAAAGAAAAGAGTGATAAACATGAAGACAAATCTGATAAAACTGAGTCAAATTCTGAAACGCCAACACAGACAAGTAAATCAGAAGAGACACCAGGGGAAACAATTGCTCATACACCAGAGGAGGTGGCTACTCATAGGTCAAGGGAAACAACTCCCCAGAAAGAAGTAAACACAGAAACTTTGAAAGACACAACAACAGATACAAGACAGAGAACGGACAATGTTTCTTCTAAACGTTCAGAAGAATTAAGAACAGAGGCAAAACAAGAAGAGAAAAAACAA TCCTCTGCATCTGGTGGCTGGAGTGCCTGGGGTAACTGGGGATCATCTCTGATGAATGTAGCGTCCCATTCAGTGTCAACCTTCACCAGTCAAgttg AGGGCGGGTTCAATACACTAGTGGATGCAGTAGAGACCAGTATGGGGGCGCCGTCAGCAGAGGAGCTCGCCGAAATGAAGAGGAAGTCTCGGGAGGAATCTGAGGCCCCAGAAAACACCACCATCGACAGAGAAA ACCAAGAAGAGGTTGATCAGAAGGAAAAAGGAGAAAAACAagaagagaaaaagaaagaggACAATGTGATGAATCCTGAAGGGGGAGACCAAGGTTCTGGAAGTAACTGGTTCTCATCCTGGGGGATGTCCAGCTTGACCTCTGTAGTACAGAACACTACTCACATGGTACAGAACACG AGTAATGCCTTGGTGACTGGCAGTTTGGATGTCCTGGAAACCATTGGTAAAAAGACATTTGATGTCATCAAAGACCACGACCCCGGACTTCACAAGACAAAGGAAGTGTTGTTTCAGAGGGGAGATAAGCCTAACCTTTCCCAGATTCTGCGAGATGCTAAGGAAGATTCAGCCAAGCGTATGGAGCAGGAAAAAGAATCCGATGATGCACGGAAGGCCCACTTTGGGTTCATGTTTGATGAATATCAAG GTCTGGCCCACTTGGAGGCTCTGGAGATCCTGGCCAATCAGTGTGAGAAGAAGGTGCAGACACTACTGACATCCATGCCTGCTGATACGCTCGCTGACATAAAGTCTGATCTCATCATGATCAAACAGGTGTTTGAAAGAAATGAAGAGGATGATGACGATG AAGATCCAGAGGATCAAGATTTTGTGAAGCTGGTTACTGATAACTTGGCAAACCTCAGTCTGGGTACTGATCCAGGCAAACTGAACAGG ACCCAGGACAAAATCCGCCAAAGTATTAGTAAATTTTGCACGAAGGAGGAAGGGGAGGAAGAGCAGGCCCAACCCAAG GCTGTCCACCAGGTGGCGATACAATCACTGGCGGAACTGACATCTAAGTCTGTGGAGCAGTTTCACAAAGCAGGGGAGCTAATTCTGTTAAACCAACCGTCTGATAAACAGTGTTTAGACAGAGCCACCAGTCTTTCTAA TCTGACAAATGTCTTGTGTACGGAGGTGGGAATTATGTCCGTGAAGTTTACATCTGTCCTCAACACACTGGCC GAGGGTGAAGAGGATAGCAGTGACATCAACACTCTGGTTACCAACATCTATCTGgag GCAGGAAACAGTagtacatacatacaggatGCTTTCCAGTTACTGCTGCCGTGTCTACAAGAGGTCACCATTCAGGCTGCCCTCCAATAG